In a single window of the Pirellulales bacterium genome:
- a CDS encoding ABC transporter ATP-binding protein, with the protein MARIELDKVNLTFNVRQDTGLTLKEFVVRGMFRKSASPRMQVHALREVNLSIRDGERVGIIGHNGAGKSTVLKLLAGIYPPTSGVRNVAGRISSLFDIALGFEGDATGWENIGYRSYLQGETPKSIRGKVQAIADFSELGDFLNMPVRYYSAGMSVRLAFSIATAIEPEILLVDEVLSVGDMSFRDKARCRMEEMMSKAKIIVMVSHDLGSIAKICNRVLWFDHGQVHADGPAGKIVAAYHKHYSPAKAA; encoded by the coding sequence ATGGCCCGAATCGAACTCGACAAAGTCAATTTGACCTTCAACGTGCGGCAAGACACCGGACTGACGCTCAAGGAGTTCGTCGTGCGAGGCATGTTCCGCAAGTCGGCCAGCCCGCGAATGCAGGTACACGCCCTGCGCGAGGTCAACCTGTCGATCCGCGACGGCGAGCGCGTCGGCATCATCGGGCACAACGGCGCCGGCAAGAGCACCGTGCTCAAGCTGTTGGCCGGCATCTATCCGCCGACCAGCGGCGTGCGCAACGTCGCGGGCCGCATCAGCTCGCTGTTTGACATCGCCTTGGGCTTCGAAGGCGACGCCACCGGCTGGGAGAACATCGGCTATCGCAGCTATTTGCAGGGCGAGACGCCCAAGAGCATTCGCGGCAAGGTGCAAGCGATTGCCGACTTCAGCGAACTGGGCGACTTTTTGAACATGCCGGTCCGCTATTACTCGGCCGGCATGTCGGTGCGGCTGGCCTTCTCGATCGCCACCGCCATCGAACCCGAAATCCTGCTGGTCGACGAGGTGCTGTCGGTGGGCGACATGTCGTTTCGCGACAAGGCGCGTTGCCGGATGGAGGAGATGATGTCGAAGGCCAAGATCATTGTCATGGTGAGCCACGACCTGGGCTCGATTGCCAAGATTTGCAACCGCGTGCTGTGGTTCGACCACGGGCAGGTGCATGCCGACGGCCCCGCCGGCAAGATCGTGGCCGCCTACCACAAGCATTATTCGCCCGCCAAGGCCGCGTAG
- a CDS encoding glycosyltransferase yields the protein MRIGIDMIAVQRRPHSAVGRYVLGIVQQLTTRFSEHEWFLYFHEALDGADSWCGATSVQLRSVATHISRGDIANGQLALEQSNDKLDLWLTTSTLDCLDAYAPPSAPIDGVRLAGLVYDLAPALVADRFVQHPGRSQRYQRALQTLPRYDLLLTVSEATRRDLIRSFGIDERRVATIGPAASSALELREPISAESPAALDSLRIRNPFVLFQAGDHEDRSVQVFSAAVTRLPAAVADRFQFVIACRLPGERQAAWQAEFARQGRSGRMLLIDGELDDMRQLYQHCEAFVDVSPHEGSGLALLDALPCGAAIIVDRRSWHAEMAAEAALLADVDQPADLAAKLDQLLCDETMQASLRLRAPLVASRFSLAAAADRAMEALDDGRCRVGPARLRAPAHHRRSWWAGARKLAGPTLRSTSDALPKHPQRPTLAFFSPLLPQRTGISDYSERLLAALARHYWIDLYHDHEYLPQLSLSNADFACRDHRLFDRFRRASDYAGIVYQMANTHYCAYLYDMLLKQRGVVVLHDYALPEFHFGYALRAGVPDDFIAGEIAFESAELGHEYRSNAEAWRAEPGGIVQACVRRGLTFNRRVLEAAAVLVVHDRWGAEQIARAHPQIASRVRVIPHGASVTVASPDEKRALRHRFGFADDDLILSCFGLLNGAKYHAEAIEALAALSREFPSARLIFAGGDMNEGREPAAVERLGLGNRVRFFGHAPIETFLDLMSITDVAMNLRRPPTRGETSGALLSLLSAGVPTIVTDVDTFASYPDNVVYKIGALAPADRSLENALRSLLDQTQRRREMGRAAVCYVAEIHNWQRVASLYAEAVSEAREALGRQAA from the coding sequence ATGAGAATCGGAATCGACATGATTGCCGTCCAGCGCCGTCCGCATTCGGCCGTGGGCCGTTATGTGCTGGGGATCGTACAACAGCTCACTACGCGGTTCAGCGAACACGAGTGGTTTCTTTATTTTCACGAAGCCCTGGACGGAGCCGATTCGTGGTGCGGAGCGACTTCCGTTCAACTCCGCAGCGTGGCGACACACATTTCTCGTGGCGACATTGCGAACGGTCAGCTTGCCCTCGAACAATCGAATGACAAACTCGACCTGTGGTTGACCACATCGACGCTCGATTGCCTCGACGCCTACGCCCCGCCCAGCGCACCGATCGACGGCGTTCGTCTCGCCGGCCTGGTGTACGATCTCGCGCCGGCCCTGGTGGCCGATCGTTTCGTCCAGCATCCCGGCCGTTCGCAGCGGTATCAGCGGGCGCTGCAGACACTGCCGCGGTATGACCTTCTCTTGACCGTTTCCGAAGCGACGCGACGCGACCTGATCCGTTCGTTCGGCATCGATGAACGGCGAGTGGCGACCATCGGACCTGCCGCGTCTTCTGCGCTCGAACTCCGCGAGCCAATCAGCGCAGAGTCGCCAGCGGCCCTTGATTCGCTCCGGATCCGCAATCCGTTCGTGCTCTTCCAGGCCGGCGACCACGAGGACCGCAGCGTGCAAGTGTTCTCGGCCGCCGTCACGCGACTTCCGGCCGCGGTTGCCGACCGCTTCCAGTTCGTGATTGCATGCCGTTTGCCCGGCGAGCGCCAAGCGGCGTGGCAGGCCGAATTCGCCCGGCAAGGCCGTAGCGGCCGCATGCTGTTGATCGACGGCGAACTCGATGACATGCGGCAGCTTTATCAGCACTGCGAAGCATTCGTCGATGTCTCGCCGCACGAAGGTTCGGGCTTGGCGCTGCTCGATGCTTTGCCATGCGGAGCGGCAATCATCGTCGACCGGCGTTCCTGGCACGCGGAGATGGCCGCCGAGGCAGCCCTGTTGGCCGACGTCGATCAGCCCGCCGATCTGGCAGCCAAGTTGGACCAATTGCTCTGCGACGAAACGATGCAGGCCAGCCTCCGCCTTCGAGCGCCGCTGGTCGCCAGCCGTTTTTCGCTGGCTGCCGCCGCCGATCGTGCCATGGAAGCGCTGGACGATGGCCGGTGTAGGGTGGGACCAGCGCGCTTGCGAGCGCCGGCCCACCATCGGCGCTCGTGGTGGGCCGGCGCTCGCAAGCTCGCTGGTCCCACCCTACGCTCTACTTCCGATGCACTGCCAAAACACCCGCAACGTCCGACTCTGGCTTTTTTCTCGCCCTTGCTCCCGCAACGCACGGGCATCTCCGACTATTCGGAACGCTTGCTCGCCGCCCTGGCACGGCACTACTGGATCGACCTCTATCACGATCACGAGTATCTGCCGCAGTTGAGCCTCTCGAACGCCGATTTCGCCTGCCGCGATCATCGGCTGTTCGACCGTTTTCGCCGCGCGAGCGACTATGCGGGCATCGTCTACCAGATGGCGAACACCCACTACTGCGCCTATCTTTACGACATGCTGCTCAAGCAGCGGGGCGTGGTCGTGCTGCACGATTATGCCTTGCCCGAATTCCATTTCGGCTATGCCCTGCGCGCCGGCGTGCCCGACGATTTCATCGCCGGGGAAATCGCCTTCGAATCGGCCGAATTGGGCCACGAATATCGCTCGAACGCCGAGGCGTGGCGGGCGGAGCCGGGCGGCATCGTGCAAGCCTGCGTTCGCCGCGGACTGACCTTCAACCGGCGCGTGCTCGAAGCCGCCGCCGTGCTGGTGGTTCACGATCGCTGGGGCGCGGAGCAGATCGCACGTGCTCATCCGCAGATCGCCTCGCGCGTGCGAGTCATCCCGCATGGGGCGTCGGTGACGGTCGCGTCGCCCGACGAAAAGCGGGCCTTGCGGCATCGCTTCGGCTTTGCTGACGACGATCTGATCTTGAGCTGCTTCGGCCTATTGAACGGGGCCAAGTATCACGCCGAAGCCATCGAGGCCTTGGCGGCTCTGAGCCGCGAGTTTCCCTCCGCTCGGCTGATCTTCGCGGGCGGCGACATGAACGAGGGTCGCGAGCCGGCCGCCGTCGAGCGGTTGGGCCTGGGCAACCGCGTGCGGTTCTTCGGCCACGCGCCGATCGAGACGTTTCTCGACCTGATGTCGATCACCGATGTGGCCATGAACCTTCGTCGTCCGCCGACCCGCGGCGAAACGTCGGGAGCGCTGCTGAGCCTGCTCAGCGCCGGCGTGCCCACGATTGTGACCGACGTCGATACGTTCGCCAGCTATCCCGATAATGTGGTGTACAAGATTGGTGCGCTGGCGCCGGCCGACCGCTCGCTGGAGAACGCACTTCGCAGCCTGCTCGACCAGACTCAGCGGCGGCGCGAGATGGGCCGCGCGGCCGTGTGTTACGTGGCCGAAATCCACAATTGGCAACGCGTGGCCTCGCTCTATGCCGAGGCGGTCAGCGAAGCCCGCGAAGCACTTGGCAGGCAGGCGGCGTAA
- a CDS encoding glycosyltransferase family 1 protein, whose protein sequence is MKIGVDMLADQSAGRTRGTGRYARGLVGELSLASKHEFFLYYYEGLPQTADLVGPHVTVRTLPTSGSLHAAAHQLASENRDELDVLLFTCPLENFHGYLPPFPSRRGPRLAAIVYDLIPWRFPDEYLHHPGIAQSYRRARAALRNYDALLTISESGRRDVIELLRVSPDRVVNIGAGSDAGFFCPADTHSADNRAARWLAEQRIERPFVYALTALDYRKNLSGLLTAFERLPARLIASHQFVVTCAPSNDDDAGRARDVIARSAIGQRIVLTESLDDAGLRTLYQHAAAFVFPSRYEGFGLPLVEAMQCGTPVVAGRNSSQIEVVGDAGLLADVDDAQDLANKIAAMLDDRRLADEFRVRGLEQAGRFTWPAVAQRCLDALQTTARLPRQSNWFDTLAARGKLAVRERLTRLMVFERRRVGPASLRAQAHRKRRRPWWAGARKLAGPTLRLSPRSVADTDRGAAA, encoded by the coding sequence ATGAAAATCGGCGTCGACATGCTGGCGGACCAATCGGCGGGTCGCACTCGCGGCACCGGCCGCTACGCGCGCGGCCTCGTCGGCGAACTGTCGCTTGCATCGAAGCACGAGTTCTTTCTCTACTACTACGAGGGCCTGCCGCAAACCGCCGACCTCGTCGGCCCGCACGTTACGGTGCGCACGTTGCCCACCAGCGGCAGCTTGCACGCCGCCGCCCACCAACTGGCCAGCGAAAACCGCGACGAGCTCGACGTGCTGTTGTTCACGTGCCCGTTGGAGAATTTTCACGGTTACCTGCCTCCTTTCCCGTCGCGGCGCGGCCCGCGACTGGCGGCCATCGTCTACGACCTGATTCCCTGGCGGTTTCCGGACGAATATCTTCACCATCCGGGCATCGCCCAATCGTATCGCCGGGCACGGGCCGCCTTAAGAAATTACGACGCGCTCCTCACGATCTCCGAATCGGGGCGGCGCGATGTCATCGAACTGCTGCGTGTCTCGCCCGATCGTGTCGTCAACATCGGCGCCGGCAGCGACGCAGGCTTTTTCTGCCCGGCCGACACACACTCGGCCGATAATCGCGCAGCCCGATGGTTGGCCGAGCAGAGAATCGAGCGGCCCTTCGTTTATGCCCTGACGGCCCTCGACTACCGCAAGAACCTGTCGGGCTTGTTGACGGCGTTCGAGCGGCTCCCCGCGCGCCTTATCGCTTCTCATCAATTCGTCGTCACGTGCGCACCGAGCAATGACGACGACGCAGGACGGGCGCGCGACGTAATCGCTCGCTCGGCCATTGGCCAACGGATTGTGCTTACCGAGTCGCTCGACGACGCAGGGCTTCGCACGCTTTATCAACATGCGGCTGCCTTCGTCTTCCCATCGCGCTACGAAGGCTTCGGGCTGCCGCTGGTGGAAGCCATGCAGTGCGGTACGCCTGTGGTGGCCGGCCGCAATTCGTCGCAGATTGAGGTCGTCGGCGACGCCGGGCTATTGGCCGACGTGGACGACGCCCAGGATCTCGCGAACAAGATTGCTGCGATGCTCGACGACCGGCGGCTGGCGGACGAATTCCGCGTTCGCGGTCTCGAACAGGCCGGTCGGTTCACTTGGCCGGCGGTCGCCCAACGCTGCCTCGATGCCTTGCAGACGACCGCCCGGCTGCCGCGACAAAGCAATTGGTTTGATACCTTGGCGGCACGCGGCAAGTTGGCCGTCCGTGAACGCCTGACACGCTTGATGGTTTTCGAAAGACGTAGGGTGGGACCAGCGAGCTTGCGAGCGCAGGCCCACCGTAAACGACGTCGCCCTTGGTGGGCCGGCGCTCGCAAGCTCGCTGGTCCCACCCTACGCCTGTCGCCGAGGTCGGTTGCCGACACCGATCGGGGGGCCGCGGCATGA
- a CDS encoding ABC transporter permease, giving the protein MKSNLAAVEYTAAIWRCRYFWLSLVKKDLRTRYRRSVLGLGWSLLHPIAMTTVICIVFHKLFDMEVANYGPFLLSGLTTWNYLSSTVTQGCDTFFNGESYIRQHPAPLAIYPLRTVLGAAFHFGLALIVVLMLTWWFKGFGNLAAITSLVPTLAIFIVLGWSLAVMAGFAHVRFADMKHLLDIGLQIMFYATPIFIPPEQMKERGLAWLTDYNPAAILLDLVRQPVLNGNFPTLRAWTCVGAITAVAFALAVLMLVRLQRRLIFYL; this is encoded by the coding sequence ATGAAATCGAATCTTGCCGCCGTGGAATACACCGCCGCCATCTGGCGCTGCCGCTACTTCTGGCTGTCGCTGGTGAAGAAAGACCTGCGCACCCGGTATCGCCGCTCGGTGCTCGGCCTGGGCTGGTCGCTTTTGCACCCCATCGCCATGACCACGGTCATCTGCATCGTGTTTCACAAGCTGTTCGACATGGAGGTGGCCAACTATGGGCCGTTCCTTTTGTCGGGCCTCACCACCTGGAACTATTTGTCGTCGACCGTCACGCAAGGCTGCGACACGTTCTTCAACGGTGAGTCGTACATCCGCCAGCATCCCGCGCCGCTGGCCATCTATCCCTTGCGCACGGTGTTGGGCGCGGCCTTTCACTTCGGGCTGGCACTCATCGTCGTGCTGATGCTCACCTGGTGGTTCAAGGGCTTCGGCAACCTGGCGGCCATCACCTCACTGGTGCCGACATTGGCGATCTTCATCGTGCTCGGCTGGTCGCTGGCCGTCATGGCGGGTTTCGCGCACGTGCGGTTCGCCGACATGAAACACCTGCTCGACATCGGCCTGCAGATCATGTTTTACGCCACGCCGATTTTCATTCCGCCCGAACAAATGAAGGAACGCGGCCTGGCTTGGCTCACCGACTATAACCCGGCGGCCATCCTGCTCGACCTGGTGCGTCAGCCGGTGCTCAACGGCAATTTTCCCACGCTGCGGGCATGGACCTGCGTAGGGGCGATCACCGCCGTGGCGTTCGCCCTGGCCGTGCTGATGCTCGTGCGCTTGCAACGCCGCTTGATCTTTTACCTGTAG